From a region of the Sesamum indicum cultivar Zhongzhi No. 13 linkage group LG3, S_indicum_v1.0, whole genome shotgun sequence genome:
- the LOC105158659 gene encoding 26S proteasome non-ATPase regulatory subunit 1 homolog A translates to MAAAATMVSSAGGLLAMLNESHPALKLHALSNLNAFVDYFWPEISTSVPIIESLYEDEEFDQRQLAALLVSKVFYYLGELNDSLSYALGAGPQFDVSEDSDYVHTLLAKAIDEYANLKTKAAEANDELAVVDPRLEAIVERMLDKCIADGKFQQAIGMAIECRRLDKLEEAVIRSDNVHATINYCIDVSHSFVNRREYRLEVLRLLVKVYQQLPSPDFLSICQRLMFLDEPEGVASILEKLLRSENADDALLAFQIAFDLVENEHQAFLLKVRDKLPSARSQPLGPVQSGSPQPDSVPSGNVLSEDVQMTDGTQADGGATSPDPSEVVYAERLTKIRGILSGETSIQLTLQFLYSHNKSDLLILKTIKQSVEMRNSVCHSATIYANAIMHAGTTVDTFLRENLDWLSRATNWAKFSATAGLGVIHRGHLQQGRSLMAPYLPQGGAGGGGSPYSEGGALYALGLIHANHGEGIKQFLRESLRSTNVEVIQHGACLGLGLAALGTADDDIFDDIKNVLYTDSAVAGEAAGISMGLLMVGTASEKASEMLAYAHETQHEKIIRGLSLGIALTVYGREEEADTLIEQMTRDQDPILRYGGMYALALAYRGTANNKAIRQLLHFAVSDVSDDVRRTAVLALGFVLYSEPEQTPRIVSLLSESYNPHVRYGAALAVGISCAGTGLSEAISLLEPLTSDVVDFVRQGALISMAMVMIQISEASDSRVGAFRRQLEKIILDKHEDTMSKMGAILASGILDAGGRNVTIKLLSKTKHDKITAVVGLAVFTQFWYWYPLIYFASLAFSPTAFIGLNYDLKVPKFEFLSHAKPSLFEYPKPTTVPTTTSAVKLPTAVLSTSARAKARANKKEAEKANAEKTKPGSGKGKMGDKDGDSMQVESTVEKKAEPEPSFELLTNPARVVPFQEKFIKFLEDSRYVPVKSAPSGFVLLKDLRPSEPEVLALTDAPSSTASNAGASATGQQSSASAMAVDEEPAPPQPFEYTS, encoded by the exons GTTTTCTATTATTTGGGTGAACTTAATGACTCATTGTCATATGCCCTGGGAGCTGGCCCTCAATTTGATGTGTCAGAGGATTCAGATTATGTCCATACCCTTCTTG CCAAAGCAATTGATGAATATGCCAATCTGAAGACTAAAGCAGCTGAGGCAAATGATGAATTAGCAGTGGTTGACCCTAGACTGGAGGCAATTGTCGAGAGAATGCTGGATAA ATGTATAGCAGATGGAAAATTTCAACAAGCTATAGGAATGGCCATTGAATGTAGACGATTGGATAAGCTTGAGGAAGCAGTTATAAGGAGTGATAATGTTCATGctactattaattattgtattgaTGTGTCTCATTCCTTTGTCAACCGAAGAGAATATCGTCTTGAG GTGCTCCGTCTTCTTGTCAAAGTGTATCAGCAACTGCCATCTCCTGATTTTCTGAGCATTTGCCAGCGCCTAATGTTTCTGGATGAGCCTGAGGGTGTTGCAAGCATATTAGAGAAACTCTTGCGATCAGAAAATGCAGATGATGCACTGTTGGCATTCCAGATAGCATTTGATCTGGTGGAAAATGAACACCAAGCTTTCCTTTTGAAGGTGAGAGATAAACTTCCCAGTGCCAGGTCACAGCCTTTAGGTCCTGTGCAGTCAGGATCTCCTCAGCCAGATTCTGTGCCAAGTGGAAATGTCCTATCAGAGGATGTTCAAATGACAGATGGAACTCAAGCAGATGGTGGTGCAACAAGTCCCGATCCAAGTGAAGTAGTTTATGCTGAGAGATTAACAAAGATAAGAGGAATTTTGTCTGGCGAGACTTCTATACAGTTGACTTTACAATTCTTATACAGTCATAACAA ATCGGATCTTCTTATTCTTAAGACAATAAAGCAGTCTGTTGAGATGAGAAATAGTGTGTGCCATAGTGCAACTATATATGCTAATGCTATTATGCATGCGGGAACAACTGTGGATACATTTCTTCGTGAGAATCTG GACTGGCTGAGTAGGGCTACGAATTGGGCTAAGTTTAGTGCAACTGCAGGACTTGGGGTTATCCACAGAGGCCATCTGCAGCAAGGGAGATCTCTCATGGCACCTTACTTGCCGCAAGGCGGCGCTGGTGGTGGCGGCAGTCCATACTCTGAAGGTGGAGCATTATATGCTCTTGGCTTAATCCATGCAAACCATGGGGAGGGCATCAAACAATTTCTTCGCGAGAGCCTCCGTAGTACTAATGTTGAG GTTATTCAGCATGGTGCCTGCCTGGGTCTTGGTTTGGCAGCTTTGGGGACTGCTGATGATGACATTTTTGACGACATAAAAAACGTGCTTTACACAGACAGTGCTGTTGCCGGTGAAGCTGCTGGTATTAGTATGGGTTTATTGATGGTTGGAACTGCAAGTGAGAAAGCTAGTGAAATGCTTGCTTATGCACATGAGACACAGCATGAGAAGATTATTAG GGGTTTGTCATTGGGGATTGCGCTTACAGTTTACGGAAGAGAGGAAGAAGCAGACACGCTCATTGAGCAAATGACTCGAGACCAAGATCCTATATTACGTTATGGAGGAATGTATGCTTTGGCATTGGCATACAGGGGAACAGCAAACAATAAAGCCATACGTCAACTGCTGCACTTTGCTGTATCAGATGTGAGTGATGATGTCAGACGGACTGCGGTGCTTGCCCTGGGGTTTGTTCTGTATTCCGAGCCTGAACAG ACTCCTCGAATTGTGTCGTTGTTGTCTGAGTCCTATAATCCACATGTTCGTTATGGTGCGGCACTGGCGGTTGGAATTTCTTGTGCAGGTACTGGTCTTAGTGAGGCCATATCATTGCTCGAGCCATTGACATCAGATGTTGTTGACTTTGTTCGTCAAGGTGCTCTGATTTCAATGGCAATGGTGATGATACAGATCAGTGAAGCCAGTGATTCTCGTGTTGGTGCATTCAG GCGGCAATTGGAGAAGATAATCCTTGATAAGCATGAAGACACAATGAGCAAGATGGGTGCAATTTTAGCTTCTGGAATCCTGGATGCTGGTGGGAGGAATGTAACCATCAAGTTACTTTCAAAGACAAAACATGATAAAATTACGGCAGTTGTTGGTCTGGCTGTGTTCACTCAGTTTTGGTACTGGTACCcacttatatattttgctAGTCTTGCATTTTCACCTACAGCTTTTATTGGTTTGAACTATGACCTGAAAGTGCCCAAGTTTGAGTTCCTATCACACGCAAAGCCATCATTGTTTGAGTACCCAAAGCCTACTACTGTGCCTACTACTACATCAGCTGTTAAGCTACCTACTGCAGTTTTATCAACCTCAGCAAGAGCCAAGGCCAGGGCTAATAAGAAAGAAGCTGAGAAAGCAAATGCTGAGAAGACAAAACCAGGGTCTGGAAAGGGGAAAATGGGTGACAAGGATGGGGACTCCATGCAG GTTGAAAGCACTGTAGAGAAGAAGGCTGAACCTGAGCCttcatttgaattattgacCAACCCTGCCAGGGTGGTTCCTTTCCaagaaaaattcatcaaatttcttGAAGACAGCAGATATGTGCCAGTGAAGTCGGCCCCTTCAGGATTTGTGCTGTTAAAAGATCTTCGTCCAAGTGAACCTGAAGTATTAGCTCTCACTGATGCTCCATCATCCACAGCATCAAATGCTGGTGCATCAGCCACTGGACAGCAGAGCTCGGCCTCGGCAATGGCAGTTGATGAAGAACCTGCACCACCCCAACCATTTGAATATACATCTTAG
- the LOC105158660 gene encoding 26S proteasome non-ATPase regulatory subunit 1 homolog A: protein MAAAATMVSSAGGLLAMLNESHPALKLHALSNLNAFVDYFWPEISTSVPIIESLYEDEEFDQRQLAALLVSKVFYYLGELNDSLSYALGAGPQFDVSEDSDYVHTLLAKAIDEYASLKAKAAEANDESAVIDPRLEAIVERMLDKCIADGKYQQAIGMAIECRRLDKLEEAVIRSDNVHATINYCIDVSHSFVNRREYRLEVLRLLVKVYQQLPSPDFLSICQRLMFLDEPEGVASILEKLLRSENVDDALLAFQIAFDLVENEHQAFLLKVRDRLPSAKSQPLEPVHSGSPQPDSVQSGNVVISEDVQMTDGTQADGNATIPDPSEAIYAERLTKIRGILSGETSIQLTLQFLYSHNRSDLLILKTIKQSVEMRNSVCHSATIYANAIMHAGTTVDTFLRENLDWLSRATNWAKFSATAGLGVIHRGHLQQGRSLMAPYLPQGGAGGGGSPYSEGGALYALGLIHANHGEGIKQFLRESLRSTNVEVIQHGACLGLGLAALGTADDDIFDDIKNVLYTDSAVAGEAAGISMGLLMVGTASEKASEMLAYAHETQHEKIIRGLALGIALTVYGREEEADTLIEQMTRDQDPILRYGGMYALALAYRGTANNKAIRQLLHFAVSDVSDDVRRTAVLALGFVLYSDPEQTPRIVSLLSESYNPHVRYGAALAVGISCAGTGLSEAISLLEPLTSDVVDFVRQGALISMAMVMVQISEASDSRVGAFRRQLEKIILDKHEDTMSKMGAILASGILDAGGRNVTIKLLSKTKHDKITAVVGLAVFSQFWYWYPLIYFISLAFSPTAFIGLNYDLKVPKFEFLSHAKPSLFEYPKPTTVPSTTSAVKLPTAVLSTSARAKARASKKEAEKTNVEKAEPSSGKGKMSDKDGDSVQPENIVEKKTEPEPSFEILTNPARVVPAQEKFIKFLEDTRYVPVKSAPSGFVLLKDLRPSEPEVLALTDAPSSTASNAGASATGQQSAASAMAVDEEPAPPQPFEYTP from the exons ATGGCTGCGGCAGCGACCATGGTCAGCTCTGCTGGGGGGCTACTGGCGATGCTGAACGAGAGCCACCCGGCCCTTAAGCTACACGCGCTCTCCAATCTCAATGCATTTGTTGACTACTTCTGGCCGGAGATCTCCACCTCGGTTCCCATCAT AGAAAGTCTGTATGAAGATGAAGAGTTTGACCAGAGGCAACTTGCTGCCTTGCTTGTCTCCAAG GTTTTCTATTATCTGGGTGAACTTAATGACTCATTATCATACGCCCTGGGAGCTGGTCCTCAATTTGATGTGTCAGAGGATTCAGACTATGTGCATACACTTCTTG CCAAAGCAATTGATGAATATGCCAGTCTGAAGGCTAAAGCAGCTGAGGCAAATGATGAATCAGCAGTGATTGACCCTAGGTTGGAGGCAATTGTCGAGAGAATGCTTGATAA ATGTATAGCAGATGGAAAATATCAACAAGCTATAGGAATGGCCATTGAGTGCAGACGGTTGGATAAGCTTGAGGAAGCAGTTATAAGGAGTGATAATGTTCATGCtactattaattattgcaTTGATGTCTCCCATTCCTTTGTCAACCGAAGAGAGTATCGTCTTGAG GTGCTCCGTCTTCTTGTCAAAGTATATCAGCAATTGCCATCACCTGATTTTTTGAGCATTTGCCAGCGCCTAATGTTTTTGGATGAGCCTGAGGGTGTTGCAAGCATATTGGAGAAACTGTTACGATCAGAGAATGTGGATGATGCGCTGTTGGCATTTCAAATAGCATTTGATCTGGTGGAGAATGAACACCAAGCTTTCCTTTTGAAGGTGAGAGATCGGCTTCCCAGTGCTAAGTCACAGCCTTTAGAGCCTGTGCATTCAGGGTCCCCTCAGCCGGATTCTGTGCAAAGTGGAAATGTTGTCATATCAGAAGATGTTCAGATGACCGATGGAACTCAAGCAGATGGTAATGCAACAATTCCTGATCCAAGTGAAGCAATTTATGCTGAGAGGTTGACAAAAATAAGAGGGATTTTGTCTGGCGAGACTTCTATACAGTTGACTCTGCAATTCTTATACAGTCATAACAG atCAGATCTTCTCATTCTTAAGACAATAAAGCAGTCTGTTGAGATGAGAAATAGTGTCTGCCACAGCGCAACTATATATGCCAATGCTATTATGCACGCAGGAACAACTGTGGACACATTTCTGCGTGAGAATCTG GACTGGCTGAGTAGGGCGACAAATTGGGCTAAGTTTAGTGCAACTGCAGGACTTGGGGTTATTCACAGAGGTCATCTGCAGCAAGGGAGATCACTCATGGCACCTTACTTACCGCAAGGTGGggctggtggtggtggtagtCCATACTCTGAAGGTGGAGCATTATATGCTCTTGGTTTAATCCATGCAAACCATGGGGAGGGCATCAAACAATTTCTTCGCGAGAGCCTGCGTAGTACTAATGTCGAG GTGATTCAGCATGGTGCTTGCTTGGGTCTTGGTTTGGCAGCTCTGGGCACTGCTGATGACGACATCTTTGACGACATAAAAAACGTGCTTTACACAGACAGTGCGGTTGCTGGTGAAGCTGCTGGTATTAGTATGGGTTTACTGATGGTTGGAACCGCAAGTGAGAAAGCTAGTGAAATGCTTGCTTATGCACATGAGACACAGCATGAGAAGATTATTAG GGGTTTAGCATTGGGGATTGCACTTACAGTCTATGGAAGAGAGGAAGAAGCAGACACACTGATTGAGCAAATGACTCGGGACCAAGATCCTATATTGCGTTATGGAGGAATGTATGCTCTGGCATTGGCATACAGGGGAACAGCAAACAATAAAGCCATACGGCAACTGCTGCACTTTGCTGTGTCAGATGTGAGTGATGATGTCAGACGGACTGCAGTTCTTGCCCTTGGGTTTGTTCTGTATTCTGATCCAGAACAG ACCCCTCGAATTGTGTCTCTATTATCCGAGTCCTATAATCCACATGTTCGGTATGGTGCCGCACTGGCAGTTGGAATTTCATGTGCAGGTACTGGTCTTAGTGAGGCCATATCATTGCTCGAGCCGTTGACATCAGATGTTGTTGACTTTGTTCGTCAAGGTGCTCTAATTTCAATGGCAATGGTGATGGTACAGATCAGTGAAGCCAGTGATTCTCGTGTCGGTGCATTCAG GCGGCAACTGGAAAAAATAATCCTGGATAAACATGAAGACACCATGAGCAAGATGGGTGCAATTTTAGCTTCTGGTATCCTTGATGCTGGTGGGAGGAATGTAACAATCAAGTTACTTTCAAAAACAAAGCACGATAAAATTACAGCAGTTGTTGGTCTGGCTGTGTTCAGTCAGTTTTGGTACTGGTACCcacttatatatttcattagtCTGGCATTTTCACCCACTGCTTTTATTGGTTTGAATTATGACCTGAAAGTGCCCAAGTTTGAGTTCCTATCACACGCAAAGCCATCATTGTTCGAGTACCCAAAGCCTACTACTGTACCGAGCACTACATCAGCTGTTAAGCTACCTACTGCAGTTTTATCAACATCAGCAAGAGCCAAGGCCAGGGCTAGTAAGAAAGAAGCTGAGAAAACAAATGTCGAGAAGGCAGAACCAAGTTCTGGAAAGGGGAAAATGAGTGACAAGGATGGGGATTCCGTGCAG CCTGAAAATATTGTAGAGAAGAAGACTGAACCTGAACCTTCATTCGAAATATTAACCAACCCTGCTAGGGTGGTTCCTGCCCaagaaaaattcatcaaatttcttGAAGATACTAGATACGTGCCAGTGAAGTCGGCACCCTCAGGATTTGTTCTGTTGAAAGATCTTCGTCCAAGTGAACCTGAAGTATTAGCTCTTACTGATGCACCCTCGTCCACAGCATCAAATGCTGGTGCATCAGCCACTGGCCAGCAGAGTGCAGCCTCAGCAATGGCAGTTGATGAAGAACCTGCACCCCCACAACCATTTGAATATACACCATAG
- the LOC105158661 gene encoding 60S ribosomal protein L13a-4 — translation MVSGSGICAKRVVVDARHHMLGRLASILAKELLNGQRVVVVRCEEICLSGGLVRQKMKYLRFLRKRMNTKPSHGPIHFRAPSKILWRTIRGMIPHKTKRGAAALARLKVYEGVPPPYDKMKRMVIPDALKVLRLQAGHKYCLLGRLSSEVGWNHYDTIRELEKKRKERAQATYERKKQLTKLRVKAEKVAEEKLGAQLDIIAPIKY, via the exons atgGTATCCGGTTCAGGGATCTGCGCGAAGAGAGTGGTGGTGGATGCCAGGCACCACATGCTGGGCCGGCTGGCCTCCATTTTGGCCAAGGAGCTCTTGAACGGTCAGAGAGTGGTGGTTGTTCGATGTGAGGAAATCTGCCTTTCAGGTGGGTTGGTGCGCCAGAAGATGAAGTACTTGAGGTTTCTCCGTAAGCGGATGAACACGAAGCCTTCTCATGGGCCCATTCACTTCCGGGCTCCTTCCAAGATTCTCTGGAGAACTATTCGTGG GATGATCCCGCACAAGACTAAGCGAGGAGCAGCCGCACTTGCACGTTTGAAGGTGTACGAGGGAGTACCACCACCATATGACAAGATGAAGAGGATGGTTATTCCTGATGCGCTCAA GGTTTTGAGGCTTCAAGCTGGCCATAAGTACTGTTTGCTGGGTAGACTGTCATCAGAAGTTGGATGGAACCACTATGATACTATTAGG GAGctggagaagaagagaaaggagAGAGCTCAGGCAACGTATGAGAGGAAGAAGCAACTGACGAAACTGAGAGTAAAAGCTGAGAAGGTTGCTGAGGAGAAGCTCGGTGCACAACTCGACATTATTGCTCCTATCAAGTACTAG
- the LOC105158663 gene encoding probable pectinesterase 29, with protein sequence MLCYQVHACIFLSLFLGFPSTNATLQHIMFPTIYVSPSGEGNFTTIQAAIDFVPAYNQRWTCIHIKRGLYREQVRIPYDKPFIYLKGEGQRKTYVVWDAHDSTATSATFTSQADNTIAKYISFINSYNSPHKSNNPMRPAVAAMIQGDKSAFHKCGFFGLQDTLWDEQGRHYFSRCSIQGAVDFIFGAGQSIYEKCTISVVARALNGVPGYITAQGRSHAQDTNGFVFKNCNIVGNGKTFLGRPWREYARVVFYNTSMSSIVVPQGWDAWFSAGREDWLTFAEHNCRGVGSNTSRRVKWEKKLSQRYLKQLTSISFIDNEGWMNRLAFGL encoded by the exons ATGTTATGTTATCAAGTGCATGcctgtatttttctttctctcttcttaGGGTTTCCATCCACCAATGCCACATTGCAGCACATAATGTTTCCAACAATCTATGTTAGTCCCTCAGGGGAAGGCAATTTCACAACCATCCAAGCTGCTATTGATTTTGTGCCTGCATACAACCAAAGATGGACTTGTATACACATCAAAAGAGGCCTATATAG AGAACAAGTCAGAATCCCTTATGATAAGCCGTTCATCTACCTAAAAGGAGAAGGGCAGCGGAAAACTTACGTTGTTTGGGATGCTCATGATTCTACTGCAACCAGTGCTACCTTCACTTCTCAGGCTGACAACACAATTGCCAAATACATATCCTTCATA aattcttacaactcTCCTCATAAGAGTAACAATCCAATGAGGCCAGCAGTAGCAGCCATGATACAAGGAGACAAATCAGCCTTTCACAAATGTGGCTTCTTCGGACTGCAAGATACATTATGGGATGAACAAGGTCGACACTATTTCAGTCGTTGCTCCATTCAGGGAGCAGTCGATTTCATCTTTGGCGCTGGCCAGTCCATTTATGAG AAATGCACCATATCAGTTGTTGCTAGAGCTCTAAATGGGGTCCCAGGCTACATAACAGCTCAAGGAAGATCACATGCCCAAGATACAAACGGGTTCGTATTCAAGAACTGCAACATAGTTGGAAATGGAAAGACGTTTCTGGGAAGACCTTGGAGAGAGTATGCAAGAGTCGTATTTTACAACACATCAATGTCGAGCATCGTTGTGCCTCAGGGATGGGATGCTTGGTTCAGCGCCGGCCGCGA GGATTGGTTGACCTTTGCTGAGCACAATTGTCGGGGTGTAGGTTCAAACACCTCAAGGAGAGTGAAGTGGGAGAAGAAGCTAAGCCAAAGGTATTTGAAGCAGTTAACAAGCATTTCATTCATTGATAATGAAGGGTGGATGAACAGGTTGGCTTTCGGCTTGTAG